The genomic stretch TACAGGGTCATCGTCGTCAGCAGCTCGTCCGGGCTGAAACGGCTCGCCACATCGCCGCCACAGTCGCTCCAGGTACGCCGTTTCTCCAGGATCCAGGCGCACAGCCCGGCTGGTGAGTCGGTCAGGCCGTAGGCGGCCGTCTGTGGCTTGGTGCCCTGAATACCGGCATAGCCGCGTTCTTCGGCAAAGAAGTGTTGCGTCTTGGCATACCAGCCGGCTTCCTCGGCGCTGTAGTCCGACTCAGGCGGCAGCTCGAACGACAGCGGGACGGGCAGGTTGGTGTGAATGCCGATCAGGTGCTCGGCGTGGGCGTGGCCCAGGTCGGTACTGACCAGCGAGCCGATATCCCCGCCCTGGGCGGCGAAGCGCTCATAGCCCAGCACGTCGCGCATTAGGGCGACCCAGCGGTCGCTCACCTCCCGGATCGCAATACCGGTTCTTCTCAGCGGCGTCGAAAAGCCGAAGCCCGGCAGAGACGGCACCACCACGTCAAACGCGTCGGCCGGGTCGGCGCCGAACGCGGCCGGGTCGGCCAGAGGNNNNNNNNNNNNNNNNNNNNNNNNNNNNNNNNNNNNNNNNNNNNNNNNNNNNNNNNNNNNNNNNNNNNNNNNNNNNNNNNNNNNNNNNNNNNNTGATCGTCGATGCTGACCGTATAATGCGGAAAGGCGTTCATCGCCCGCTCGTGCCGGCGCCAGTCGTAGCTCGTGTGCCAGTATGCGACCAACTGCTTGAGGTCGGCCAGCCGGGTGCCGTAGGTCCAGCCGTCATTGCCGATTTCGTCCGGCCAGCGGGTGTTGGCCAGCCGGTCGCGCAGGTCACTCAGAGTTCCTCGGGGATGTCAATCACAAAGGCGTGGTGTTGCATGGTGCGGCTCCTCGTGTCTGCACCCCTGCCATAGCACGTCCGGGGAAACAAGAAAAAGAGGAACCCGCCGGTTGTCAGCTCTTGGAAATCGGGGCCGGGAGTTGCTACAACAGACGCATCCATGACCCAAAAGGAGGGAGCGTATGGTCTACGAAATGCGTGTGTACACACTACAGCCGGGCAAGGTGCCGGAGTTTCAGGCGCTGATCGAACAGGAAGCCCTGCCCGTGATCAGCAAATACTCCAAGCTGGTCGGCTGGTGGTCAACCGAGGTCGGTCCGCTCAACGAGGTGGTCCACATCTGGGCCTATGAAGACATGAATCACCGTGCCCAGGCCCGGGCCGCCCAGGGCGAAGATCCCGCCCTGCAAGCCTTCCGGCCCCGCGCCCAGGAGATGATTGTCAGCCAGTACAACAAGATCATGACGCCGGCCAGTTTTTCGCCCCTGCAGTAAGCCGAGCTGCGCGAGAGGTCGGAGGAGTCCTTCGGCCTCTCGGCGCTCCCGACCGGCTCCTCTCTTCGGTCTGGTTTCAGAGAGCGTGAGGATCGAAAAAGCTGTGAGGCTCAGCAGGAGAACGCTATGGACTCTGATCGGACACAGGTGCAAATCCTCATGGAGAAAATTCAGATTCTCCCACCAGAGAAAATTGCCGAGGTCGAAGACTTTGTCGATTTCTTACGGCAGCGTAGCGAGAAACAGCGCCTTCCCCGGGCGGCGGCGAAGCTGTCCGAGGTTCCCTTCCAGAAAATCTGGGATAATCCCGATGACGCTGTCTACGACGAGCTATGAGTTTGGTGATGTTGTCTTGGTCCCGTTTCCCTTTACAGATCAAACGACGAGTAAAAAGCGACCGGCTGTTGTGATCAGTTCGAGCGCTTATCATGAGGCGCGTCCCGATCTTATCATCATGGCGATCACAAGCCAGCTGAAAGCGTCACCGACTGTTGGAGAGAGCGCTATAGCAGAGTGGAAAGAGACCGGTCTTTTGAGACCTTCGGTTATGAAACCGGTTCTCACGACTATCGAGAGAGGGCTTGTCCTCAAAAAACTGGGCAGCCTGGGATCACAAGACCAACAGACCCTGTCAGCAATCCTCGACGTAATTCTCGGCCGGATCGACACGCCCGGGACACAAAGGTAAACGCCGGGCACCCTCACAAGCGATGATGCCGCAGGGCCAGAGACACGTTGAGAGACACATAGCGCAGCGGCTCGGGCGGCAGCCAGCCAGCCTTGGCGGGCGAGGACATCAGCACCAGATCCGGGTTGGGCTGCTCGGCGTACAGCTCGCACACCAGCCTGCCGCCGTAAAACCCGCTTACCAGGCCGAAACCGTTGTAGCCGACGCTGAACAGGACACGCGTGTCGTTGTCCAGCCAGCCCAGCAGCGGCGTGTGGGCGCGGGTGAGGGCCATCACGCCGCTCCAGCCATGGGCGGTCTGGACGCTGCCCAGGTAGGGATAGCGGGCGAGCAGCCGCTCGGCCAGGCGCCGGTAGGCCCGCGGCTGGTGACGGTCGGCGACCCGGCTGTTGTAGTCGTAGCGGGCGCCGCCCCTGATCAGCAGGCGGCCGTCGGGAGTGAGCCGAATCGTATGGGTGGCATCCATCTCATAGCGCCCAGGGACGCTGGTCCAGGCGCCGCGACCGATGACGGCCTCGTCCACCGGTCGGGTGACCATGACGTACAAATGGAGAGGCATGAGAATGCGTCTGAACAGGCCCAGTTGCGGGGTATAGGCGTTGGTGGCGACAACGACCGTGTCGGCGCTGAGCTGACCGTCCGGGCAGACCAGCTCGACCGGGTTGCCCCGCCGCAGCTGTTGCACAGGGGTGTGTTCGTAGATATGGACGCCCTGCGCCTCAACCGCGCTGCTGAGACCCCGGACGAGTTTGCCCGGATGGAGGGTTGCCCAGTGGGGCAGGAAAACCCCGGCCGGATAAAACTCTGAGCCGATCCGTGCGGCCAGGTCCGTGCCCTGCCACAGCTCGACGGATCGACCGAGTCGGGCGTAGGCCGGCACCTGCTTTTCCAGCGTTCGCACCTCGGCGTCCTTTTTGGCCAGCCGCAGCGCGCCGCTCTCCTGGAGGTCGCAGTCAATCGCTTCGCGCGCGATGGTCTCGACCAGGTGCCGATAGCCCTGCTCGGCGTATCGGGCGTAGGGTTCGACCGCAGCCGCCCCTTTGCTGAAAAAGAGGCTGTCCCAGCCGTGGTATTCGCGGGAGATGAAGCCGCTGTTACGGCCGCTGGCCCCAAAGCCGATACGCTGGCCTTCGAGGATGACAATCTGTTTGTTCGGATAACGCTGCTTGAAATGGTAGGCCGCGCTGAGTCCGGTGATGCCGCCGCCGACGATGGCGACGTCGGCCCGCACGCTGCCGTGGAGCGCGGCAGAGGCCGGGGGCGACTCGGTCAGCCATAAACTGTCCGGCAAAGACGGTGTTGATCTCTTCTTGCTCGGGGGTCGGTCTTTTGTGTCGCCCAGCGTCACGCTTGCAGCTCTCCGATGAAAGACAGAACCGCGTCGGCACAGGCGTCCGGCAGGGCTGCGGCCAGGTGGTAGGCCGTGCTGGGCAGGACCAGCAGCCGGGAGTTCGGAATCCGGGTCTGCCACCCGCGGACCGTCTCGACCGCAGCCAGCGCTCCCCTGTCGCTGGTAATGACCAGGGTCGGGGCTTGGATATCGGGCAGAAGAGCGGTGATGTCCATACCGCCGACATAGGCAAAGATCCCGGCCATGACCTGGGCCGGCGCCTTGCCCATCTCCTGAATCCACCATTCCCGCATGGCCGGACTGACCGTGCCCAAACGCCGATCCATAGTCGTGCGCGCCCAGCTCTCAACGCCTTCCTGTTCGACCTGTTTGAGCCAGGCGCCAGGATTCAGGGCGCTGTTGGCCAGGCTGGCCGGCCCGCCGATGACGGTCAGGCTTTTGACACAGTCGGGATAGTCATGGGCGAACTGCATGGCCACGCTGCCGCCGACCCGCTGGCCGACAACGTGGACGGCAGGCAGGCCCAGGTGATCGAGCAAGCCCTTGAGGTCCTGGCCGAAGCCGCTCAGCGACCAGGCGTAGTCGGCCGGCGGCACGCTGGACTGGCCAAAGCCTCTGAGGTCGGGTCGGACCAGGCGGAAGCGTCGGGCCAGACGTGGCACCCAGGCAAACCAGGCTTTGCTGGTATCCGCCACGCCGTGGATGAGCAGGATCGTTTCCGGGCTCGTCCACGGATCGGTATAATCGTCGTGCTCATAATACAGGGTCAAACTGTCGTCGATACGCGCCTGTGGCATGGCCGTGCTCCTTGCGTGCTGGCGGTCTCTTGCCTATGACTCTGCTGAGGCCGGGGATCAGGCACCAACGATAGCTTTTTCCCGCCCGAGGCCGCAAGAGAGAACAGGAGAGATGGTGACATGAACAAGGCTCTAGACTATCCGGTCCGCGTCATTCCCCAGCTGGCCATCCCGATGGCCGACGGCGTCCGGCTCGGCGTCCGCCTGTACATGCCGGATGCCCCCAACGACGGTCCGTTTCCGGCTATTGTCGAATCGCACCCGTACCGCAAAGACGACAACAAAGTCGCCCGCGATCGGCGCACCCACAGCTCTCTGGCCCGCAAGGGCTATGTTGGGGTGCGGCTCGATACCAGGGGCAGCGGCGCCTCGGAGGGCATTGCCCAGAACGAGTACACCCGCCAGGAACAGTACGACTGCCTTCAGGTCCTGGCCTGGCTGGCCGACCAGCCGTGGTGCAGCGGCCAACTCGGCATGTATGGCTCCTCCTACGGGGGAATCAGCGCCATACAGACCGCCATGCACGCCCCGCCCAAGCTGAAAGCGATCATTGCCATGCATGCCCTGGCTGACCGCTACGGCCAGGACGTGCACTACCACGGCGGCTGTCTGCCGGTCAACGAATCCGTTGCCTGGGCCGGCCGTATGGTAGCCCTGAACGCGCTGCCGCCACTGCCGGACATCGTCGGCGAGGAGTGGTTCGCGCGCTGGCGTGAGCGGCTTGAGCACACTCCCCAATGGCCGTTCGCCTGGCTGCGCCATCAGACCCGCGACGCCTACTGGCAGAACGGCTCGGTGTGCGACGACTGGGACGCGATTCAGTGCCCGGTGTTCGCCATCGGTGGCTGGGCCGACAGCTATCAGGATTTTGTCCTCCAGCTGCTCCAGCACCTGCGCGTGCCGTGCAAGGGCTTGATCGGTCCGTGGCTGCACGACATGCCGCACGTGGCCCGGCCCGGTCCCCAGATCGACCACCTGCGGGAAATGCTGCGCTGGTGGGACTACTGGCTCAAGGGGATCCAGAACGGCGTCATGGACGAGCCGCAGCTGACCGTCTGGGTCCAGGGCTCGCGCCCGCCCGAGCCGTATCGGGAAACGACGCCCGGTCACTGGCGATCTGAAACCGAGTGGCCGGTAGCGCGGACCGACTATCAGTCCTGGTATATCGGGCCGGCCGGGACGTTTGCCCCACACCTGCCGTCGGACGCCAGCCCGGACTGCTGGACTGGTCCTCCCAGCCCCGGTCTGGCCGCCCCGTTCTGGTGCACCGGTCTGCGGCCCAGCGGCCTGCCCCGCGACCAGCGCGGCGATGACGCGCGCGCGCTGAGCTACACCTCCACCCCGCTTGCCGAGCCGCTGGAGATTTTGGGCTTTCCCCGGCTGGAGCTGTACGTCGCGGCCGCGGAGCCGATTGCCCAGCTGGCGGTCAAACTGTGCGATGTCGGCCCCGACGGCGCTTCCCTGCTGGTCACCCGCGGCGTACTCAACCTGACCCATCGGGACAGTCACGCCCGGCCGAGCCCGCTGGTACCGGGCCGCATCTATCCGGTCCGTCTTGAGCTGAGCAGCATCTGCCACGTGTTCGCCCCGGGCCGTCGTCTGCGGCTGAGCATCGCCGGGGCCGACTGGCCGCTGGTCTGGCCGCCGCCGCGCCCGGCCAGCCTGACGGTCTGCCATGATACCGCCCATCCCTCCCGGCTCGTCCTGCCGGTCATTCCGGCCCAGTCTCCGGCTCTGCCGCTGCCGGTCTTTGCCCCGCCCGAGGTGCCGGTCGCGCCCGTCCGCTCAGAAGACGCTGAGCGCTCCTATATGGTCCGCCACGACATGCTTGACGGCACAACGACGCTCGACACCCGGGTCGGTGGGAGCAGCGTCCTGACCGAGCAGGGGCTGCGCATGACCGAAACAAACGCCAAAGAGCTGTCCATGCGGGACGGCGATCCCCTGAGCTGCACGGCCCGGATGCGCCGTCACCTGGAATGGCAGCGGCCGGGCTGGAAGGTGGTGATCGACAGTCTGATCGAGCTGAGCTGTACCGCGGACACGTTTATTGTCACTATTGAGCTGCGAGCCGCATACAACGCTGAGCTGATTTTCAGCCGGCGCTGGCGGGAAGCGTTTCCGCGGCTGCTGGGCTAAAATGCGGTGCATCAGGAGACACTCATGTCCACATCGCTTCAGGCCGGTGCGCGCTTTCCCGATCTGTGCCTGCCCGACCACACCGGTCGGCGTGTCAGCCTGTCGCAGCTGACCGCCCCGGACGAGTTCGACCGGCACCTCGGCTTTGCCCACGGCCGGCCGCTGATCGTGGTGGTGTATCGCGGCTTTTTCTGTCCTCGGGATCGTCTCCAGCTCGGCCAACTGGTGTCGTTTTACCCCGAGATCGAACTCAACCAGACCGGCCTGGTGGCGCTCAGCACCGACCCGCCTCCGGTTGCCGCCGCCTACCGAGCGGGTCTGGGCGCTCGCTTTCCCTTTCTGAGCGACCACCAGCGGCGGGCAATTCGCCGGCTGGGTATTGTCGATAACACCGATGGTGAGTATCCCGAGGTCGCCATTCCGCATACCGTGTGTCTGGCGCCTGATTTGACCATCCATAGCGTCTACACCGGCTGGTGGCTGGCCGGGCGACCGAGCGTGGAAGAGCTGCGGTGCGATATCCGGGCTCTCAGAGCGCGGCTGGACGACTATGCGCACGCGGCCTGGGATACCCCGGAGGTCAGGGCGGTGCGTATCCCGGCCGCGTACTGGGCCGGACACACGGCCAAGCCGTGGCGGACGGTCGGCCACGGACGGGGGCGGGTGGCGTGGTTTACCCGGGGGCGAGGGATGATCCGCTCGGAGCAGGGCGAGGAGCTTTTTGTTCACTTCAGCGCCATTCCGGGTCAGGGAGACCGCCGCCTGGAGCCCGGCGCCCGGGTAAGTTTCGAGATTGCCGAGGGACCGCACGGGCGCTACGCGGTCGAGGTCCGGGCGCTTGAGACCGACACGGACGGGCGGGACGGCTGAGTCTCGCACCAGCCGACACGTCCGATAAGGAAAAAGGAGGACTGTTTATGGCCAGATTTGAGGACTACGCCAACAACTACCAAACGATCCGCATGGAGCGCCGGGACGGCGTGTTGCAGCTGACCTTCCATACCGACGGGGGCAGTTTGCAGTGGGGGCTGTTGCCCCACCGTGAGTGCACCCAGGCGTTCGCCGAGATCGGCACCGACCCGGACAACAAACTGATCATCATGACCGGTACGGGCGCCGATTTTTCCGGTCCCCGGTCTACGCCGTCGTCGCGGCCCCAGGTCAACCCCCGCAGCTGGGACCCGGTCTACTGGGAGGGCAAACACCTGCTGAGCAATCTGCTGGATATCGAGGTGCCTATGATCAGCGCCATTAACGGCCCGGCCCTGCGCCACTCCGAAATCCCGCTGCTGTGTGACATTGTGCTGGCGTCTGAGACGGCCGAGTTTCAGGACTCGGCGCATTTCCCCAACGGCATGGTGCCGGGCGACGGCATGCACGTCGTCTACCCCCTGCTGCTGGGGCCCAACCGGGGGCGCTATTTTCTGCTGACCGGGCAGATCCTGTCGGCCGGGCAGGCTCTGGAGCTGGGGCTGGTCAACGAAGTGGTGGCGCCGGACGCCCTGCTGCCCCGGGCCTGGGAGCTGGCCGAGCAGCTGCTGCGCCAGCCGCCGCTGACCCTGCGCTATAGCCGGGTGGTGCTGACCCAGGACCTCAAGCGGCGCATGCTCGACCTGCTCGGCTATGGTCTGGCTTTAGAAGGGCTGGGGCTTTTGGATTTCGAGTCGCAATAGGGGGCGCGGCCGTACTCTTGCGGCCGGACCCGGCCGGCTGCTAGGGTCCGGCTGCAAACCGTGACACTGGAGGGCGAGATGGCAGACGAACACTATACCCAGGTCATCCACACGGCCGAGGAGAAACTGCTCCGTTTTCTGCGGACCTTTGAGTCGATTCAGGAGCATATCCAGTTCAACAAGATCGGCGACTCCCAGGCTGAGCTCCAGGCGGTGACGGGCGACATGTTCTCGACCCTGGCCGATGAGCTGGCCGGTCTGTCGCCCCCGGACTCGCTGACCGAGTTTCACGCCGGCTTCACCGCCGCGCTAGCCCAGTGCGCGGGTGCGGCCACGGCGTTTTTGGAGCCCGGCGGCAAGGATTTCTCGCTGGCGTTTTTGCAGAGTCGCTGGGCCTTGTGCAAAGGCATGAACCTGCTGTATGACCTGCGGGCTCACACCCCGACCCTCCAGGACTA from Desulfurellaceae bacterium encodes the following:
- a CDS encoding epoxide hydrolase N-terminal domain-containing protein, which gives rise to MSDLRDRLANTRWPDEIGNDGWTYGTRLADLKQLVAYWHTSYDWRRHERAMNAFPHYTVSIDD
- a CDS encoding NIPSNAP family protein; the protein is MVYEMRVYTLQPGKVPEFQALIEQEALPVISKYSKLVGWWSTEVGPLNEVVHIWAYEDMNHRAQARAAQGEDPALQAFRPRAQEMIVSQYNKIMTPASFSPLQ
- a CDS encoding DUF2281 domain-containing protein, translated to MDSDRTQVQILMEKIQILPPEKIAEVEDFVDFLRQRSEKQRLPRAAAKLSEVPFQKIWDNPDDAVYDEL
- a CDS encoding type II toxin-antitoxin system PemK/MazF family toxin; the protein is MTLSTTSYEFGDVVLVPFPFTDQTTSKKRPAVVISSSAYHEARPDLIIMAITSQLKASPTVGESAIAEWKETGLLRPSVMKPVLTTIERGLVLKKLGSLGSQDQQTLSAILDVILGRIDTPGTQR
- a CDS encoding FAD-dependent oxidoreductase: MPDSLWLTESPPASAALHGSVRADVAIVGGGITGLSAAYHFKQRYPNKQIVILEGQRIGFGASGRNSGFISREYHGWDSLFFSKGAAAVEPYARYAEQGYRHLVETIAREAIDCDLQESGALRLAKKDAEVRTLEKQVPAYARLGRSVELWQGTDLAARIGSEFYPAGVFLPHWATLHPGKLVRGLSSAVEAQGVHIYEHTPVQQLRRGNPVELVCPDGQLSADTVVVATNAYTPQLGLFRRILMPLHLYVMVTRPVDEAVIGRGAWTSVPGRYEMDATHTIRLTPDGRLLIRGGARYDYNSRVADRHQPRAYRRLAERLLARYPYLGSVQTAHGWSGVMALTRAHTPLLGWLDNDTRVLFSVGYNGFGLVSGFYGGRLVCELYAEQPNPDLVLMSSPAKAGWLPPEPLRYVSLNVSLALRHHRL
- a CDS encoding alpha/beta hydrolase, whose product is MPQARIDDSLTLYYEHDDYTDPWTSPETILLIHGVADTSKAWFAWVPRLARRFRLVRPDLRGFGQSSVPPADYAWSLSGFGQDLKGLLDHLGLPAVHVVGQRVGGSVAMQFAHDYPDCVKSLTVIGGPASLANSALNPGAWLKQVEQEGVESWARTTMDRRLGTVSPAMREWWIQEMGKAPAQVMAGIFAYVGGMDITALLPDIQAPTLVITSDRGALAAVETVRGWQTRIPNSRLLVLPSTAYHLAAALPDACADAVLSFIGELQA
- a CDS encoding CocE/NonD family hydrolase; translated protein: MNKALDYPVRVIPQLAIPMADGVRLGVRLYMPDAPNDGPFPAIVESHPYRKDDNKVARDRRTHSSLARKGYVGVRLDTRGSGASEGIAQNEYTRQEQYDCLQVLAWLADQPWCSGQLGMYGSSYGGISAIQTAMHAPPKLKAIIAMHALADRYGQDVHYHGGCLPVNESVAWAGRMVALNALPPLPDIVGEEWFARWRERLEHTPQWPFAWLRHQTRDAYWQNGSVCDDWDAIQCPVFAIGGWADSYQDFVLQLLQHLRVPCKGLIGPWLHDMPHVARPGPQIDHLREMLRWWDYWLKGIQNGVMDEPQLTVWVQGSRPPEPYRETTPGHWRSETEWPVARTDYQSWYIGPAGTFAPHLPSDASPDCWTGPPSPGLAAPFWCTGLRPSGLPRDQRGDDARALSYTSTPLAEPLEILGFPRLELYVAAAEPIAQLAVKLCDVGPDGASLLVTRGVLNLTHRDSHARPSPLVPGRIYPVRLELSSICHVFAPGRRLRLSIAGADWPLVWPPPRPASLTVCHDTAHPSRLVLPVIPAQSPALPLPVFAPPEVPVAPVRSEDAERSYMVRHDMLDGTTTLDTRVGGSSVLTEQGLRMTETNAKELSMRDGDPLSCTARMRRHLEWQRPGWKVVIDSLIELSCTADTFIVTIELRAAYNAELIFSRRWREAFPRLLG
- a CDS encoding cold shock domain-containing protein, with product MSTSLQAGARFPDLCLPDHTGRRVSLSQLTAPDEFDRHLGFAHGRPLIVVVYRGFFCPRDRLQLGQLVSFYPEIELNQTGLVALSTDPPPVAAAYRAGLGARFPFLSDHQRRAIRRLGIVDNTDGEYPEVAIPHTVCLAPDLTIHSVYTGWWLAGRPSVEELRCDIRALRARLDDYAHAAWDTPEVRAVRIPAAYWAGHTAKPWRTVGHGRGRVAWFTRGRGMIRSEQGEELFVHFSAIPGQGDRRLEPGARVSFEIAEGPHGRYAVEVRALETDTDGRDG
- a CDS encoding enoyl-CoA hydratase/isomerase family protein, with the translated sequence MARFEDYANNYQTIRMERRDGVLQLTFHTDGGSLQWGLLPHRECTQAFAEIGTDPDNKLIIMTGTGADFSGPRSTPSSRPQVNPRSWDPVYWEGKHLLSNLLDIEVPMISAINGPALRHSEIPLLCDIVLASETAEFQDSAHFPNGMVPGDGMHVVYPLLLGPNRGRYFLLTGQILSAGQALELGLVNEVVAPDALLPRAWELAEQLLRQPPLTLRYSRVVLTQDLKRRMLDLLGYGLALEGLGLLDFESQ